One window of Acidimicrobiia bacterium genomic DNA carries:
- a CDS encoding LytR C-terminal domain-containing protein, which translates to MTAVAHAPALGARLLRTAARGAVLVGVAVVVGIVLIAVVNGSGAPGSARHVTGPTRGTAGTTTTTSGKQIKVAVFNASGVSGAATAMANKLRGLGYAILFTGNAATSQTGTTVACKTGSSSQADTLAKSVVVGATVQPFPSPPPSTATGADCIVTVGK; encoded by the coding sequence ATGACCGCCGTCGCCCACGCGCCGGCGCTCGGCGCGCGGCTGCTCCGCACCGCGGCACGAGGCGCGGTCCTGGTCGGGGTGGCGGTCGTCGTCGGGATCGTGCTCATCGCGGTCGTGAACGGCTCCGGCGCGCCGGGCAGCGCCCGCCACGTCACCGGTCCGACCCGTGGGACCGCCGGCACGACGACCACGACGAGCGGCAAGCAGATCAAGGTCGCGGTCTTCAACGCGTCGGGGGTGAGCGGCGCCGCCACCGCGATGGCGAACAAGCTGCGGGGGCTCGGGTACGCGATCCTGTTCACGGGGAACGCGGCGACGAGCCAGACCGGCACGACGGTGGCGTGCAAGACCGGGTCGAGCTCCCAGGCCGACACCCTCGCCAAGAGCGTCGTGGTCGGCGCGACGGTGCAGCCGTTCCCGAGCCCGCCGCCCTCGACCGCGACCGGGGCCGACTGCATCGTCACGGTCGGCAAGTAG
- a CDS encoding DUF3263 domain-containing protein gives MDLSAPERAILDFERSWWCFPGPKESAIRARLGLSTSHYYRVLGELLEKPAAFKYDPLTVKRVRRSREVRRRSRLDGRRADPGSR, from the coding sequence ATGGACCTGTCGGCGCCCGAGCGCGCCATCCTCGACTTCGAGCGTTCGTGGTGGTGCTTCCCGGGGCCGAAGGAGTCGGCGATCCGAGCCCGACTTGGGTTATCCACGAGTCACTACTATCGGGTGCTCGGCGAGCTCCTCGAGAAGCCCGCCGCGTTCAAGTATGACCCGCTCACCGTGAAACGCGTTCGCCGCTCCCGCGAGGTTCGACGCCGCAGTCGCCTCGACGGTCGACGCGCCGACCCGGGCAGCCGATGA
- a CDS encoding zf-HC2 domain-containing protein — MIRARLLRRSADDYRCQEFVEAVTDYLEGAMPADARVRFERHLSACDGCERYLAQIRRTMALTGRVTVTDVEALGAEARERLLVAFREFHGGP; from the coding sequence ATGATCCGGGCCAGGTTGCTGCGTCGCAGCGCGGACGACTACCGCTGTCAGGAGTTCGTCGAGGCGGTCACCGACTACCTCGAGGGCGCGATGCCCGCCGACGCGCGCGTCCGCTTCGAGCGTCACTTGTCCGCGTGCGACGGTTGCGAGCGCTACCTCGCGCAGATCCGCCGCACCATGGCGCTGACCGGCCGCGTGACGGTCACGGACGTCGAGGCCCTCGGCGCTGAGGCACGCGAGCGGCTGCTCGTCGCGTTCCGGGAGTTCCACGGCGGGCCGTGA
- a CDS encoding RNA polymerase sigma factor — protein sequence MADVAADFADDGVLVDALRRGDEAAFGWLLDRYDASLRRLARSYVATPAAVEEVVQDTWMAVITGVGRFEQRSAVKTWLHRILANRARSTGVRERRSVPFASLSDELDADQPAVDPGRFRRRGRRAGAWAAPPSAWDEEPEEHLLAAETLDAVERAVATLPPNQQAVLSLRDLEGWTAAEACNALELSETNQRVLLHRARATVRRALETYFEDDPR from the coding sequence ATGGCCGACGTCGCCGCCGACTTCGCCGACGATGGGGTCCTGGTCGACGCGCTGCGCCGCGGCGACGAGGCCGCGTTCGGCTGGCTGCTGGACCGCTACGACGCCTCGCTGCGGCGGTTGGCGCGCTCGTACGTGGCGACGCCGGCCGCCGTCGAGGAGGTCGTCCAGGACACCTGGATGGCGGTCATCACGGGGGTCGGTCGGTTCGAGCAGCGGTCGGCGGTGAAGACGTGGCTGCATCGGATCCTCGCCAACCGGGCGCGGAGCACGGGCGTTCGGGAGCGCCGCAGCGTCCCGTTCGCGTCGCTGAGCGACGAGCTCGACGCCGACCAGCCCGCCGTCGATCCCGGGCGGTTCCGCCGCCGGGGCCGGCGGGCGGGAGCGTGGGCGGCGCCGCCATCGGCATGGGACGAGGAACCCGAGGAGCATCTCCTGGCGGCCGAGACGCTCGACGCCGTCGAGCGGGCCGTGGCGACCCTGCCGCCGAACCAGCAGGCCGTCCTCAGCCTCCGAGATCTCGAGGGCTGGACCGCGGCCGAGGCGTGTAACGCCCTCGAGCTCTCCGAGACGAACCAGCGGGTGCTCCTGCACCGGGCGCGTGCGACCGTGCGCCGTGCCCTCGAGACCTACTTCGAGGACGATCCACGATGA